In Babylonia areolata isolate BAREFJ2019XMU chromosome 19, ASM4173473v1, whole genome shotgun sequence, a single window of DNA contains:
- the LOC143293386 gene encoding uncharacterized protein LOC143293386 — MMAVSTFVVLLMCTWMVHARYGHLQWSNCGSDPRVSVQAIDVTPMPVVMPGDIHLTVQGRFDFNFTGADLHLSIKRHTFLFDLPVPCLYNVGSCTYEMSCTGASLLETMVKENWAGISRGVAQQLLTMMSTMTDLKSSQCPVPPGSVDLQAYTLHLPAVPSFLSFIAQGDYSLNVRAKDKSTGRTLLCLDFPNISLHKK, encoded by the exons ATGATGGCAGTGTCCACTTTCGTTGTGCTGTTGATGTGCACATGGATGGTCCACGCGAGGTATGGACATCTGCAGTGGTCAAACTGTG GTTCGGATCCCCGAGTGTCGGTACAGGCGATCGACGTGACCCCGATGCCGGTGGTGATGCCGGGAGACATACACCTGACGGTGCAGGGACGGTTCGACTTCAACTTCACCGGCGCTGACCTCCACCTGAGCATCAAGCGACACACCTTCCTCTTCGACCTCCCAGTGCCATGCCTCTACAACGTTGGTTCTTG CACCTACGAAATGTCGTGCACGGGCGCCTCGCTCCTGGAGACGATGGTGAAGGAGAACTGGGCGGGGATCTCCAGGGGTGTGGCCCAGCAGCTGCTGACCATGATGAGCACCATGACGGACCTGAAGAGCTCGCAGTGCCCCGTGCCCCCGGGGTCCGTGGACCTTCAGGCCTACACCCTCCACCTGCCTGCCGTGCCCAGCTTCCTCTCCTTCATTGCCCAG GGAGACTACTCGTTGAACGTGAGGGCCAAGGACAAGAGCACGGGAAGGACCCTGCTCTGCCTGGACTTCCCCAACATCAGCCTGCACAAGAAGTGA